The Intestinibaculum porci DNA window AGTTTGCAGTCTTTAAATACCGAGATTTATGAAAAATGGCTGCCCAGTGAAGGGCTCAAACATGGCGCAATGCGTGACATGATCATTGAAGTGTACAGTGATCAGGATCCTGCATCACCAGCTTACGAATGTGCGATTTGGATGCCCGTTTTAAAAGGTGCACAGCTGTAAAGAAAAAATACAAATAATCATAATTTACTACGTTTTGGGAGGATCGTTTATTTTATGAATATTGTAAATATGCAGAAAAATCAGGAAATGATGAAAAATATTAAGGATATAAAGGCAATTATTGATGATGCCAAAAAACATAAGGATAAGCATGCGCTGACCTTACGTAATTGGCTGCTAGGTAAAACTCTTGTAGAAAAGGAATTTATCAAGCAATTTCATCAGGAAGGACTTTACTATTTATCTCACGAACTCATGCGTGTATATGGAGAAGGTTTTCAAATTGAATTTCTTTTAAACTGTATCCATTTTTATAAGCTATTCCCACAGTTTTCCAAAGACTATGCTTTAAAGAAGCCATTATTATCATGGCCGCATTACCAGCTTCTTTTACAGGTCTATGATCAAAAACAAAGAGCGTGGTATGAGCAGAAGGCGCTGATCCGTCAATGGGATACACGGAGTCTGCATTGGAATATTCTGATTGATTATTATGCCCAGGCGCATAATCGTTCACCGCAACGTGAAGAGAGCGTGCCGAGTCACTTATATGATGAAACCATCAATTATGAAAGTGAAGAGAATAACCTAAATATTCTTTCTGCTTTTTTACAAAATCTTAATGACTAGAGAGAAAGCTGAGGCTTTCTCTTTTTTAATGGAATATCCTTGACGATTTAAATGTAATATATATTATAAATAAGAAAAACAAGGAGGGATGAGCAATGTCGTTACAAATGGAAAATGCGGAGGCATTATACTTAAGAGGTATTCGTGATGGAGAAGTAGAAGAAGTTGTCCCTGATCGTCAGGAACTGACTAACTCCGGAAAATTCTAATCAAAGGCCAGTGATGGCCTTTTTAAAATGTAAAAAAGGTAAGAAACATATCATATTCCTTTTTTTGTTTGAAGGCTTATTGTGGCCTTTTTATGGCTCTTGTAGAATGAAAGGGAAAGGAGGAATTCTATGGACATACAAAACTTTCGCAAAGCCGTTTTCGCCATTGCAATTCCTGTCGCTTTGCAGTCAATGTTACAATCATCGTTCTCGATGATTGATCAGGTCATGGTCGGTCAGTTAGGCAAAAAAGCGATCGCCGGCGTAGAAATCGCTGGGAAGCCAGCCTTTATCTACGCTTTTATCGTCAATGCTATCTGCACCATTGCCGGAATAATGATTGCCCAGTATATCGGGCAAAAGGATCACTTATCAGAAGAAAAAGCTATCACCGTGAATGGTTTAGTCACCATTGTCTTTGGCTTTCTATTTACCGCTATTTCATTAGGCTTTACGCGACCGTTTCTTCATCTTTTTACCAAAGATGAACAGGTGATTCGCGAAGGGATGAAATACTTACGCATCATTGGCTATTCCTATATCCCATTAGGTTTAACAAGCTTATTAGCCGTGCCGATTCGCACCCATGGCAAGTCTCCCTGGCCGCTTTATGTCAGTATTCTCTCTGCCATCATCAATACCAGTCTCAATTATGTTTTGATCTTCGGCCATTTTGGGATGCCGCAATTAGGCATCACCGGCGCCGCAATTGCCAGCGTCATTTCTCAGCTTGTCAGTATGATTCTACTTACTTTCTTATTTTTGAAACTCTATGGCGCTTTTCATCCATCTCTTGCCTTGGGCAAAAAGCGCACCAAACAATATATCAAAATGTTAGCACCGGTGGTATTAAGTGAATTTTTATGGACGTTAGGGCAGAGTATGAATACTTTTGTCTATGGGCATATGGGTACCAGCGAATTAGCCGGCATGTCCTTGACGGGACCCGTGCAGGGCATGCTCATTGGCGCTTTAAGCGGTCTTTCTCAGGCGGCAGGTATTCTCATTGGTCAGTCCCTTGGGGAAAAACACTATGAAGAAGCTTATCACCATAGTAAAACTTTAATGCGTTATGGCTTTATTGGTTCGGCTGTTTTAGCTGTCGCTTTACTTATTTTCCGCACCCCCTACGTGGGTATTTATCAGGTTGATCATCATGTGCAATCGATCGGTTCTTCCCTGCTTTTGGTATTTGCCTTTCTGATGCCTATTAAAGTCGAAAATATGATCTTAGGCGGGGGGATTATTCGCAGCGGCGGTCTTACCCACTATATTATGTTCATCGATACGATTGGCACTTGGGGGGTAGGTGTCCCATTAGCTTTGCTTTCTGGCCTTGTTTTCCATTTACCGATTGTTTCTGTTTATTTGATTTTGTCGCAGGAAGAAGTTGTCAGACTGATTATTTCGATTATCATCTTCCGCTCCAAGAAATGGATGCATACGATCAATTAATAAAAAGTACGCAAAATGATAATTCTTTATTGAATTAAAAGAGAAATCGTGTCTATACTAGAGGCAGAGAAAGGAAGGCGTTTTATGAACGAAGATTTTTTCTGCCTCGATGATCATGATCATAAAGATCAAGTCATCTTTTATAAAAAGGATCGTGCAATGTATGTCAGTGAAAGCTACATTGAAGATATTTTTGGACAAAAAGATATTTGGCGCTCCCACTGGTGTGGTTTAACACGTGATTATAATACCTTATTTGGACCTTTTGCAACCTTACGCAGAGTCTTAGTGGATGCCAATGATTATTTAGAAGATCTCAAGCAGTATGACCTTAATAAAGTGAAGCATCCAGAAATCTTAAAACATATGCGGGCATTCTTTGAAGAAGCCGTAGAGCGTGATGAATATGTCTTTGTCCGTGAAGTCTAATCCTTTGTTTTTGTGATACAATAACAAGGAAAGGATGTGAAATCATGGCTATTCAACCATTAAATAAAGCGCACAGCACTCTTTATGGCCAAATCTATGCTGATGCTTTTAACGGTTCACCATGGTATGATCATTGGCAGGTCGCTGATGCGATCATTCATGTTGAAGAACTCATCCATACACCAACCGTTTATGGCCTAGAGTATGTTGCAAATGGTGAGGTCGCAGGCTTTATCTTAGGCTCATCGATGTTATTTTCTTATGGTCGCTTTTTTGAGATCAATGATCTAGCGGTCGCGCCTGCGTATCAGCACCAAGGCATTGGCCGGGCCTTATTAGAGCAGTGTTTGGCTGATCTAAAGAAGCAGGGGATCGTTGGTGTCCATCTGATTACCCAAAGCGAGGGCGCTTTACCCGCATTTTATAGTAAGTATGGCTTTACCAAAGAGAATGTCGTTATGCTGATGGGAAAGTCATTCAAGTAATCGTGCGTAAACACGATTATTTTTGAGATGAACCGATTACGGAGTCTGATCCTAGCAATCGGGCGATCTTATAGGCATAAGGGGCTTTCAATAATTCCATTATATAGGCTATTTAAAAGCCTAAGTTTCAATCAAAAAGGTGATGAATGGAGAACGCATTCATCACCTTTTTTTCACTAACGCTCTTTAAGAACATGAATAGTAGAGATGCCATATTTCTTTAAAATCGCGATTGTTTGCGCATTGATGACTTCCCCCGGGACAATTGGTAAAATAGCTGGCGGACAGCCAATATGACAGCGCACGCAAATGCGTCCGATACATTTGTCATCGACAGTGACTTCCTCTTCTAAAGCAAAAAGAAGTTCATAAGGCTGATACTTTACTTCTGGAAGGTCTGTTTTGAAACTTTCTTCTTTGTTTTGAAGATATTTTTCATCATGAGATAATAAAGTAAAGGCGCGTTTAATGCGCCACAGATCGTCATCACTATTAAGCGGTGATAACATCATCACGACAAAGTCTGGATCGGCATATTCACATTCAATATGTAAAGCGGTTAATGCCTGCATCAATGATGCGCCCTGATGAGGGACGGAGATGGTGATTTTTAATGGTTCACTTTCTCGTAAATGAAAACCTAAGGATTTGATCTCTTGTTTTAATGTATTGACTTTTAAAGCAAATTGTTTATAAGCATCAGGATGGGTGATCAGCCACTTATTAACTTTGTCCATGGATTCCATAATCAGATAAGAAGGGCTGGTTGAGCCAAACATCACGCTGTCATCTCTTACTCTTGAAGAGAGCTGTAAAAGCATCTGCGGCGCCTGTTTACTGATATGAAGATAAGCGGCGCCGGTAAGGGCTGGTAAGGTTTTATGGGCAGAATCGCAGGCTAAATCTGCGCCGGCATCAAGCGGATGCATAAAGGGGGCATTCATGAATTTAAGATAAGCGCCATGGGCATTATCGACAAGTAGCAGGATATGATGCTGATGGCATATTTTAGCGAGGCTTTGGATATCAAGGATATTTCCAAGATAGTCAGGACTCGTCAGATAAAGAGCGCAAGGACGTGTTTCTAAAGTAGAAAGTGTTTCTTTTAGGGCATTAGGAGTGATCTTACATTCACATAAGGAATCATGATCTAAGCCATTTAACCACTTAATGTCAAATTTTAATAACTCTGCGGCATGGATGAAGGTCTTATGCGCATTACGGCCCGCTAAAATCAGGGGACGATTCGTGTGGCTTTGGTAATGATAGGCGCAGGCTAAAGCGCACATCGTTTTGATGCACTGGGAAGAGCCGCCCGCCGCATAATAGGTATGATAAGAATCAAAGAGCGCGGTGGCGATCTCTTCGCTTTGTAATAGGATGCCTTCTGCTTCATAGAGGGAATCAGCGCCGGTGATTTCGGTAAGATCATGGGCATAGATGGCCTCGTGCTGATGGGTGGGATCGATCCCTTTATGACCAGGCATATGAGCGCGAACAGGCTTACTTTCCAGATAGTCTTCGATAAAGTCGGCTACGGGGGTATAGGTTTTATGGACTTTCAATGTCATCATCCTTTCGATAGTCTAATGAAAACTACCAAAAGATTTTCTTTTGGTAGTTTAACTGATATTTTAATTTGCACAATCATCAGATGAGCAATCACTGCAGTCATCATCAGCTAAGTTGCCTTCGCCAACAGAGAAGTTCGCTGAGGTATAGCCGTGTCTGACGGAACCATCGATGCCTTCTAAGTCTTCGGCCACTTGCAGCATGATTGCACATTCCATACGCTTACGGAATAATTCACAGCCATATTCATAGATGCCTTTGACACTGCCGGTCGCATGGTAGGCATTGGCTGCGCAGCCGCCGGAACAGTACAGTTTTGCCCAGCAGTCCTGACAGTCAGGACGCGCATACGCGTTGCAGCAGCGGAAATCTTCCTGCACTTCATGATTAGTCACACCGTGGTAGATATCCCCTAATTTGAATTTTTCTTCACCCACGAACTGATGGCAAGGGTATAAGTCACCCCAAGGGGTTACGGCCATATATTCCGTTCCCGAGCCGCAGCCGGAAATACGTTTATAAATACAAGGTCCTGATTTAAGATCGATCATATAGTGATAGAAGGTAAAGCCTCTTCCTTCCCGATCCCTTTTCAACATTTCTTTAGCTAGTAATTCATACTGCTCTTTAATGACTGGTAAGTCTTCTTTCGTTAAAGCGAGAGGATCATCAGGTTTTGAGACCACTGGTTCCATTGATAATTCGGTGAAGCCAAGATCAGCCATATGTAACACATCTTTTGTGAAGTCCGTATTGTTATGGGTGAAAGTGCCTCGCATATAATAGTTCTTGCCGCCGCGGGCTTTCACAATTTTCTGGAATTTAGGAACAATCTGATCATAGCTGCCATGACCTTTATAGTCTACGCGAGTACGATCATGAACTTCCTTACGGCCATCTAATGAGAGCACCACGTTGCTGATCTCTTTATTACAGAAATCGATCACGTCATCATCAATGAGCATGCCGTTAGTTGTTACGGTAAAACGAAAATGTTTCCCAGCTTCTTTTTCTTTCGCGCGGGCATAAGCCACAATCTGTTTACAGACATCCCAGTTTAAAAGGGGTTCACCGCCAAAGAAGTCGACTTCTAAGTTACGTCGTGAACCAGAGTTTTCAATTAAGAAATCAATGGCGCGTTTCCCGACGTCTAAGCTCATTAAGGCTTTTTCACCATGGTATTTCCCTTGACTGGCAAAACAGTATTCACAGTTTAAATTACAGGTATGGGAAACATGTAAACATAAGGCTTTGATCACCCCAATATTTCTTTTCTTGAATTCCCCAGCAAGGGGTTCATAAGTATCTGGGGTAAATAATTTATGATTATTTTTTAAGGTTGTAATATCTTCAATGCAATAGTGAATATCTTCGGGAGTTACATCGGGTCTGTCCCCATATTTCTCCATGATTGCCTTCACGATTTCTTCTTCCGGGTGATCAGGATACATGGCAATGATGTCATAAGCGACATCATCAACGGAATGTACTGAACCTGAGCACGTATCGAGAACAATGTTGTAATTGTTCAATTTATACTGATGTACCATTTATAATTCACTCCATTTGTTTATTTTTTTCATAATTGTCTGGTTAGACAATAAAAGAACCGCCTTAGCGGCGGTATCAGAAATGTGCCTAAAGACAACTATTACTTCGTTTTTTCACACTGCTGGTTAGCAACACCGCAGCTTGTTTTACAAGCACTCTGGCATGAAGTCTGGCATTCGCCGCATCCGCCAGTTTTTGCACTTGCGCAAAGGTCTTTAGTTTCAAGAGTTTTAATTCTATTCATAATGATTCTCCTCCTCATTTAGAATTTAATCTTTCACAAGAATTGTAGCACATAATGATATTCCAGACAATACACAACTCGGTGATGACAATTGAGTTTGTAGATCATGTCTTTGCTGATAGGACTCTGCATATGGCTTATATTTCAAAAGGTATAGACGATCGGATAAGTGTATGACTGTTGCAAAGTTTGATAAATATTTGCTTACTTAATGAGCAATGTGATGAAATCCCCGCTAAAACAATTTGTTTTGCTTACGATGATCTGAAATTTATAAAATATCCAGCCACTTTTGTCGAGCGTGAAGAATTCGATGAATGACAATTGTTTTGTTTTCTTTATGAACTTTATAGAAGATGATATAGTTTTTCACAAGACATTTTCTAAAATCTTTACATTTAAGATAAGGATCATCAACGCGTTCATAACGTTGAGGCATACTAAATAAGCCTAAGATCGTATTTTCTGTGTCATTAAGTAATTCGTCTGCAATACACGGCGCATCCAAATTGTGAGTGATATAACGCAAGATACCTTTTAAATCCTTTTGATAGGCTTCAGAGACAATAATTTTATAATTGTCCATTTTTTAAGTCCTCTCTTAAGCTTTTCATAGAATCTTCAAAACTTAAGGTACGACCATTTGTAAAATCGGCTTCACTTTGCTGTAAAAGCTGATAGAGTTCATATCTACTCATAAATTCGTTATACAGTTCAATGCTCATAACAGCAAGATCCCCACGACCGTTCTTAGTAATAAATACAGGTTCACTGGTTTCGTGGCAAAAGGAAGAAATTTCATTGTAATTATTACGTAAATCTGTACTTGACTTAATGTTTGGCATAAGAGCACCTCCCTTAATCTAAAGAAATTATATCATTATATCTTTAGATGATCAATTATTGAAGAGAGGGTGATTTCCGAAATTCCAGTTAGAAGTGAATTCTATCATTCATTTCTCAATCCTTATTTTTAAATGCGATATCATTATTATGTCAAAGTGTTAAACTCGATTCGATTTGAAGGTAAGGACAAAAAAGATGGTGAGTTATGGTCTGGAAAAGCTTCTCATCATCTCTCTAACAAGACGATGAAGAAAAAGATAAGTCCCCACAAGTGAGGACTTTGAATGTTAATAACGACAAGCAAATTTTAAAGTCTTTTTCTTGCCATCAAAGGTGAAGACAAAGCGATAGTTTTTCACGTGATCGACATTTTTATAAGGCATGGAAAATAAGTCAAAGCCATAACCAACGGCATCATACTTCTTTAAAGCTTGATCAGAAACAGTAATGCGACGATATTTGCTTTGCATATTAAAACTGCCTTTCTTCATCAGCTTTTGATCACCATACAGTGCCACATTTAAATGTTTGACCTTACGTAAATCAATCTTGTATCTAGTCTTAAACTGGCGCACATAGAAGTTGACTTGATAGGTATCACGTTTCTGATAGTTTTTTGTCTTCGCTAGGATAATCGCTTCATTATGATAAAGCAGTTTGGTCTTTTTACGCTTTTCTTTTAACGCTGGGGGTGTATAGGTATCTTCATTAATATGTTTGATACCCTGGGCATGATTATTCTTTAAAAAAATGCCTCCCACCATTAAAAAACTAAGAACTAAAGCTAATAATTTTTTCATATAATCGCCTCCTAAGGTTATTGTAGTAAATAAAATATAAATTTGTGTACTAAAATTCTTAATAATGCTTAAGATATTTCAAAAGGACCAAAAATAGTCATATAATAAGTAGAGAAAGAAGGGATCTTATGGGGGATTACATTATTTATATGGGCGTGATCGATCAGGACATTAAACATATTTTAGCGCATGATCATTTGATGATGAGGCCGGTTTCTAAGGAAAACATCGCATCATGTTTACAGGATCATCCTTTGCTTTGCCTTTGTGTGAATCAGGATGTGAAAGTCATTCAGATGATCAGAGCTCTCTCTTTTGTGCCCTTACTTGTTTTAACATCTCAATGTGATGGCAAAATCATTCATGATTATTATGAAGCGGGTGCGGATGAAGTGGTATCTTCATCCATCCATCCATCCTTGCTTGTCAGATCAAAGCCTTTATCAGACGTACTCGTGACTATCGATTGTATCAGGAATACTTAATTGCTGGGTCATTAAAGATTTCTTACTTTGAGCAGGTGGTGATTAAAGAGGAAAAAAGGATTGCGCTTACCTATAAAGAACACCAGGTACTGCTTTATTTTGCAAAGCATCAGGGAGAAATCATCTCTTTATGTGAGTTATGTGAAGAGGTTTGGCATAAACATTATTATAAAAGTGATAGCTACACGATCATGACATGTATCCGTCATTTAAGAGATAAGATTGGGGAGGATCTCATTATTACAATTTATGGGCAGGGCTATGTATTGAAGGTATAGCTTGAGGAAATATGAAGATATTGTATAATAATGCAAAAAGGAGAATTTTATGAACTATCCTCAAATCATAGAAACCAAACGTTTCCTATTAAGACCATGGGAAGAAAAAGATGCCACGCTGTTGTATCAGTATGCCTCAGATCCTGCGATTGGGCCACGCTGCGGCTGGAAAGTGCATACATCGCTTGATGAGTCACGCCTTACGATCAAACAGGTTTTACAGGTGCCTGGCACTTATGCAATCACATTAAAAGAAGGAACACTTATTGGCTGTATCAGCTATAAAGAGACAAAGGATGCTGATGCATTAGAAATCGGCTGCTGGTGTGCACCTGCATACTGGGGGCATGGCTACATGCCGGAAGCGGTGAATGCTTTAGTAGAAAGGGCTTTTAAGCAGGAGATAAAAGCTTTACGCTATTGCTTTAAAAAAGACAATAAACAATCACAGCGTGTTGCGGAAAAGTGCGGTTTTGTCTTTGAGCATGAAGAAGAGACATACATGCCTTTGATTGATGAAACATGGGATTTAGTCGTGATGTATAAAAGGAGATAAAGCAATGAAACATTTAAGAAAAGATCATTCTTCACAGCTGATTTTTATGACAGCTGATCAGAGATTAGCGATTGATGAAAATATTATTGAGGAAATCTTTGGTCGAGATGAAGTTGAAAATCAGACCTGGATTGGTTTAACTGAAGATTATAATGATTTAGATGGTCCTTTTGATGCGATCAATCCTGTTTTTATCAATAGTGAAACCTATTTAAAAGACTTCTGTTTTTATCGCGGGAAAAGTTCTCATCAGGATGTTCTTGAAAAGATGATCGCTTTCTTTGAGGAGGCGAAAGCGCACCATCAAAAGATTCAGGCCTTAGAAATAGGAGAATGATATGATGACAATCATGATTATTGAAGATGAAGAAATGATTCGTGAAGAACTTTCTTCTTTATTAGAAAGTGCAGGGTATAGTGTGATTGCGCCAACGGATTTTCAGAATGTCACGAAGCAGGTATTAGACGTAAAACCAGACTTGCTGTTATTAGATATTCAGCTGCCGGGGGTGAATGGGGAAGTCGTGTTAAAAACCATTCGGGAACATTCCTCTTTACCAGTCATTATGGTCACAAGTCGTAATACTGAGATTGATGAAGTGCTATCGATGAGTTATGGGGCTGATGATTATATCACCAAACCTTATAATCCAACATTACTGTTATTACGAGTACAGGCAGTTTTAAAAAGAACTCAGAATGTGAAAAATGAAGAGATCACGTATGAAGATATTCATGTTGATATGAAAAAAGGGGTCTTAAAGACAGGAGACCATGAAGAAGTGTTAACGAAAAATGAAATGCTGATATTTTCATATTTATTAAATCATCGCCAGGGCATTGTCTCACGTGATGAACTGATGACCACTTTATGGGATCATAAGGAATATATCAGTGATAATGCCTTAACGGTCAATATCTCCCGTTTACGTAAGAAGCTCAAGAACTTAGGCCATGAAAATGCTATTGAAACCCGTAAAGGGCAGGGGTATATCTTGGCATGAAACGTTATCTCTTAGATCATCTCGTTTCGCTTATCATTGTGATCCTAATGATGGCTTTAAGTTACTTTATGGCTGATGCTTTTCAAACTTCAAGGCAGTTTATTTATGGGATGTTAGTGGTGGAAGGGATAGGCTGTTTGAGTCTTTTTCTCTATGACTTTTTACGGAAACATTTCTTTTATCAGGACTTACATAACAAACTTACCCATTTAGATCAAAAGTATTTACTCAATGAAATGTTAGAGCGTCCCCGCTTTTATGAAGGACAGGTGCTTTATGACACCCTCTATCAGGCTAATAAATCGATGAATGAACACTTAGCAGAATATGAACGTGAACTGACTGATTATAAAGACTTTATTGAAATGTGGATTCATCAGGTCAAAACCCCCATTGCCTCGTTATCTCTCTTATTACATCATGAACATAATCAGAAAGCTTTAACCCAGTTAAATCGGATTGAGAATTATACCAGTCAGGTGCTTTATTACATTCGTTCTCAGTCAAAAACCAAAGACTATCTCATCAAAGAGGTGAATCTTAGTGATGTGGTCAATCATGTTCTTGTCCGTAATAAAGATGATTTATTAGCTTATGGTTTTGACTTTCAGATTGACCCTTTAGATGTTAATGTTTATAGCGATGCCAAATGGTTAGAATTCATTTTAGATCAGATTGTCTCTAATGCCATTAAATATCGTAAAGAGCATCCTGTCTTAAAGATTTATACCAAAGAAGATCAGGATCATCTCTCCTTAATGATTGAAGATCATGGCCTTGGTATTAAAGCCAGTGATCTGCCTCAGGTCTTTAAAAACTCTTATACCGGTTATAATGGTCATATCGAATCGAAGGCGACCGGCATGGGCTTATTTATTGTGAAAAAGCTTTGTGATGCCTTAGGTCATCAGGTATCAATTGATTCTAAGGAAGGATCTTATACGATTGTCACCATAACCTTTGGCAAACATGATTATTTTATAAATTAAGCTGTTTACCCGCATGGGCAAACAGCTTTTTTACGATAATTGCTTAAACCATTTGGCCAGGTGCTGATACTCAGATTCTAGGCAAATACAGTAGAAATCCATATGGGCGTCTTCATCCGCAAAAGGAATCGAAAATCGATGGCGACGCATTCCTAGAATACGTATTGATAAATCGGTGGAGAAGGTTGGAAGAGAGGATGTATCAGCTACTTCGATCAGGGATTCAGAGCCGGAGAGTAAAAGGAATTTAGATTGTGGCATATGTTTTCTGACAATCGCATCCCAGACCCCAACTTCAGAAACCATCAAAAAGCTTTCGCCATTCATCTGTGCAAAAGTGACACTATTTTCATAAGCATACTTATGCTCTGATACGAGGCAGGCACACAGCTGCTCAGAGCCGCAATGTTTAGAATAATAAAGTTCATCCTCAAGGGGATGTGTAAGGATGATCATTTGATAGGTTTTGTTATTGAGACCTGTGAGCAGGGACTGCTCATCAGCCATTTCTGTAGATATGGCCATTTGCGTGAAGGCTGCTGTCAGTTTTGGGGTTAATTCCAGCAGTGGTCCCGGAGCGCAGGAGCCAACGGTGATCGTTTTATGGCGACGATCGGTCAGCCGTACCTGCTCTTCCATGGCTTCCTGCATCCGCAAGATATTTTCAGCATATTCCGCTGCCACTTTTCCCGTCTCATTAAGATATAGTCGCTTTTTCTCCCGCGCAAACAGTTTCACACCAAATTCTTCTTCAAGTTTATGCATCGATCTCGTGAGCGTGGGCTGAGTGAGATGCAGGGCTTGGGCTGCCTCAGAGAGAGTGCGATGCTTTTTGAAAGCCACAAGATGTTCTAAAAGATATGTATCAATCATAATAACCTTCCTGTAAATATACGTGATACGTATATTATAATACGAAAGTTCAATTTTACAATACAGTAATATCGGGATAAGATGTAGCTGTAAAGATAAATGAAATTTATAAAAGAAAGGAAGATAAAAAGATGCAGACACTTATTGCATACTTCTCTTGGAGTGGTCATACAGTAAAAATCGCAAAAAAGATCGCTGCTGAGACGGACGCAGATTTGTTTAGAATTGAACGTCAAGTGCCTTATAGCCAAGACTATGAGACATGTGCCTATAAAGAAGCTAAAGAAGAAATTGATCAAAAGGTCAGACCGGAGATTAAGACACCGCTGCCAGATATTCAAAAATATGACAATATCATTGTGGCGTTTCCTATCTGGTGGTATACCTCACCGCTGCCGGTATGGAAATTTTTAGAATCGTATCCGGATTGGAAAGGGAAAAAGATTTATCTTTTTGCTAATTCTTATACCGATGACTATACATATATGGAAAATGCCTTAAAAGATGCTCGGTCTTCAGTTAAAAATGCCAAAGTGGAAGCGGGACTCTTTAATCAGGAAATAGAAAAATTAGATGAATGGTTAATTGAAAGACATTTGAAATAGGAGGATTAAAAAATGGAATATGTTACATTAAACACAGGGGCTAATATGCCATTAGAAGGATTTGGGGTTTTTCAGATTCCTGATCTAAAAGAATGCGAAGAGGTAGTGTATAACGCGATTAAGACTGGCTATCGTTTATTAGATACGGCTGCTGCATATGGAAATGAAGAAGCTGTTGGCAAGGGCGTTGATCGGGCCATCGCAGATGGCTTCACGACGCGTGAAGAACTCTTTATCACGACGAAAGTATGGGTTACTGATATGAAGAGTGAAGAAGCTGCTTACGAAGCTGTTAAAACATCTCTTAAAAAATTAAATATGGATTACGTTGATCTGATTCTCTTACATCAGCCCATGAGTGATTACTTTGCGGCTTATCGCGGCATTACGAAAGCATACAAAGAAGGTTTAACCAAAGCGATTGGTGTCGCTAACTTTTATCCAGCCATTCTCGCTAACCTTTGCAAAACTGTTGATGTTATTCCAGCGGTTAACCAGATTGAGCTTCATCCTTACTTTGCGCAGGAAGCAGCTTTGGAAAATATGAAGGCTTATGGTATTGTACCTCAGGCATGGGCACCTTTAGCGGAAGGAAAACATGGTATCTTCACTGATCCTGTGTTAACCGAAATTGGTAAGAAATATCATAAGAGTGCCGCTCAGGTTGCTTTAAAGTGGAATGCGCAGCGGGGTGTATCCATTATTCCTAAGTCAGTCCATGTAGAAAG harbors:
- a CDS encoding GNAT family N-acetyltransferase, coding for MNYPQIIETKRFLLRPWEEKDATLLYQYASDPAIGPRCGWKVHTSLDESRLTIKQVLQVPGTYAITLKEGTLIGCISYKETKDADALEIGCWCAPAYWGHGYMPEAVNALVERAFKQEIKALRYCFKKDNKQSQRVAEKCGFVFEHEEETYMPLIDETWDLVVMYKRR
- a CDS encoding winged helix-turn-helix domain-containing protein, whose protein sequence is MYQEYLIAGSLKISYFEQVVIKEEKRIALTYKEHQVLLYFAKHQGEIISLCELCEEVWHKHYYKSDSYTIMTCIRHLRDKIGEDLIITIYGQGYVLKV
- a CDS encoding type II toxin-antitoxin system Phd/YefM family antitoxin, producing the protein MPNIKSSTDLRNNYNEISSFCHETSEPVFITKNGRGDLAVMSIELYNEFMSRYELYQLLQQSEADFTNGRTLSFEDSMKSLREDLKNGQL
- a CDS encoding type II toxin-antitoxin system RelE/ParE family toxin, coding for MDNYKIIVSEAYQKDLKGILRYITHNLDAPCIADELLNDTENTILGLFSMPQRYERVDDPYLKCKDFRKCLVKNYIIFYKVHKENKTIVIHRILHARQKWLDIL
- a CDS encoding response regulator transcription factor, translated to MMTIMIIEDEEMIREELSSLLESAGYSVIAPTDFQNVTKQVLDVKPDLLLLDIQLPGVNGEVVLKTIREHSSLPVIMVTSRNTEIDEVLSMSYGADDYITKPYNPTLLLLRVQAVLKRTQNVKNEEITYEDIHVDMKKGVLKTGDHEEVLTKNEMLIFSYLLNHRQGIVSRDELMTTLWDHKEYISDNALTVNISRLRKKLKNLGHENAIETRKGQGYILA
- a CDS encoding sensor histidine kinase, with the protein product MKRYLLDHLVSLIIVILMMALSYFMADAFQTSRQFIYGMLVVEGIGCLSLFLYDFLRKHFFYQDLHNKLTHLDQKYLLNEMLERPRFYEGQVLYDTLYQANKSMNEHLAEYERELTDYKDFIEMWIHQVKTPIASLSLLLHHEHNQKALTQLNRIENYTSQVLYYIRSQSKTKDYLIKEVNLSDVVNHVLVRNKDDLLAYGFDFQIDPLDVNVYSDAKWLEFILDQIVSNAIKYRKEHPVLKIYTKEDQDHLSLMIEDHGLGIKASDLPQVFKNSYTGYNGHIESKATGMGLFIVKKLCDALGHQVSIDSKEGSYTIVTITFGKHDYFIN
- a CDS encoding flavodoxin, whose protein sequence is MQTLIAYFSWSGHTVKIAKKIAAETDADLFRIERQVPYSQDYETCAYKEAKEEIDQKVRPEIKTPLPDIQKYDNIIVAFPIWWYTSPLPVWKFLESYPDWKGKKIYLFANSYTDDYTYMENALKDARSSVKNAKVEAGLFNQEIEKLDEWLIERHLK
- a CDS encoding LysR family transcriptional regulator, yielding MIDTYLLEHLVAFKKHRTLSEAAQALHLTQPTLTRSMHKLEEEFGVKLFAREKKRLYLNETGKVAAEYAENILRMQEAMEEQVRLTDRRHKTITVGSCAPGPLLELTPKLTAAFTQMAISTEMADEQSLLTGLNNKTYQMIILTHPLEDELYYSKHCGSEQLCACLVSEHKYAYENSVTFAQMNGESFLMVSEVGVWDAIVRKHMPQSKFLLLSGSESLIEVADTSSLPTFSTDLSIRILGMRRHRFSIPFADEDAHMDFYCICLESEYQHLAKWFKQLS